The Lujinxingia vulgaris genome includes a region encoding these proteins:
- a CDS encoding lipid-transfer protein: MTRKVYVVGVGMTNFEKPGRREWDYPDMVREAGTQALEDAGVDYQAIEQVFCGYVYGDSTSGQRAAYELGLTGVPIYNVNNNCSTGSTALFMARQLIAGGILDCALALGFEKMQRGSLKTDGQDDRANPLGRHFETMASQRGFAKAPPAPQIFGNAGLEHMERYGTTVEHFAKIAHKNHLHSTKNPRSQFQDEYSLEAILESRPVHHPLTMLQCCPTSDGAAAAVLMSEEKVRELGLEDQAIEIAAMSMTTDTPASFGKSAIDLVGFQMSKLAAAQVFAESGLSIADVDVIELHDCFSTNELITYEALGLCEEGKAGQLIDAGDVTYGGKWVVNPSGGLISKGHPLGATGLAQCAELTWQLRGQADQRQVEGAEIALQHNLGLGGAAVVTLYRRN, encoded by the coding sequence ATGACTCGCAAAGTCTATGTCGTCGGCGTCGGTATGACCAACTTCGAGAAGCCCGGCCGCCGCGAGTGGGACTACCCCGATATGGTGCGTGAGGCCGGCACCCAGGCGCTGGAAGACGCCGGCGTGGACTATCAGGCCATTGAGCAAGTCTTCTGCGGCTACGTCTACGGCGACTCCACCAGCGGACAGCGCGCCGCCTACGAGCTGGGGCTGACCGGGGTGCCGATCTACAACGTCAACAACAACTGCTCCACCGGCTCCACCGCCCTCTTTATGGCCCGCCAGCTCATCGCCGGGGGCATCCTCGACTGCGCGCTGGCCCTGGGCTTTGAGAAGATGCAACGCGGCTCGCTCAAGACCGACGGCCAGGACGACCGGGCCAACCCGCTCGGCCGCCATTTTGAGACGATGGCCTCCCAGCGCGGCTTTGCCAAAGCGCCGCCCGCCCCCCAGATCTTCGGCAACGCCGGCCTGGAGCATATGGAGCGCTACGGCACGACCGTGGAGCATTTTGCAAAAATCGCCCATAAGAACCACCTCCACTCCACCAAAAACCCCCGCTCCCAGTTCCAGGACGAGTACAGCCTGGAGGCCATCCTGGAGTCGCGACCGGTGCACCACCCGCTGACCATGCTGCAGTGCTGCCCGACCTCCGACGGGGCGGCCGCCGCGGTGCTGATGAGCGAGGAGAAGGTGCGCGAGCTGGGCCTGGAAGATCAGGCCATCGAGATCGCCGCGATGAGCATGACCACCGACACCCCGGCCTCCTTTGGCAAGAGCGCCATCGACCTGGTGGGCTTCCAGATGAGCAAACTCGCGGCAGCTCAGGTCTTTGCCGAGAGCGGCCTGAGCATCGCGGATGTCGACGTGATCGAGCTTCACGACTGCTTCTCCACCAACGAGCTCATCACCTATGAGGCGCTCGGGCTCTGCGAGGAAGGCAAGGCCGGCCAGCTCATCGACGCGGGTGATGTCACCTACGGTGGCAAGTGGGTCGTCAACCCCTCGGGCGGGCTCATCTCCAAGGGCCACCCCCTGGGGGCCACCGGCCTTGCGCAATGCGCCGAGCTGACCTGGCAGCTGCGCGGCCAGGCCGACCAGCGCCAGGTTGAGGGCGCCGAGATTGCGCTCCAGCACAACCTTGGGCTGGGCGGCGCGGCCGTCGTCACCCTCTATCGCCGAAACTAA
- a CDS encoding 1-acyl-sn-glycerol-3-phosphate acyltransferase translates to MADADLYKHATAMPYFYRGVRFLAQGSVRLYFYDIQVVGQENIPQNQPMILAANHPNSIMDTVLLATESPFRINYMARSGIFKHPVVRAVLNGVGVIPIYRASELGGQPARNQNSFYRAFELLEAGGCVGMFPEGANSPDRQVREIKTGTARLALEAEARNDYRLGVQIQPVGLNFADRDRFLSSVLIRYGKPIDVRDFADLHRQDPRQAVYELTQLILQRLRDVATHVHDERNRQLVMDIHRIYGNELLSEFMGAYDVDLRPLTHKLFDRARAADGPRPDLDDRFTIEQAIADAVDFYEQRNPAMVARVRMDIRRYKDHLKQVRLRHDIVHEHSPENLSSRREAIKLTAYALGFGPLAIYGMITNLVPYLLVRAIVSHQPEEAKRAFIALINSFFAFPLWYLFLGWYLWSNLRPPIWAMVLFVSSLPMTAFFFLTWWRKILVYRDRILSRTLFRTQKNLLETLGRERARLIETFENVKIDYLIARFGHLFDEDSAYALPWQPDLASPPGEAPQTAMKTPTPASKAHASAGLTHDSSPQLQEQE, encoded by the coding sequence GTGGCTGACGCCGATCTTTATAAGCATGCCACGGCCATGCCCTACTTCTATCGCGGGGTGCGCTTTCTGGCGCAGGGTTCGGTGCGCCTCTACTTCTACGACATCCAGGTCGTCGGCCAGGAGAATATCCCTCAGAACCAGCCGATGATCCTGGCGGCCAACCACCCCAACTCCATCATGGACACGGTGCTCCTGGCCACCGAGTCGCCCTTTCGTATCAACTACATGGCGCGCAGCGGCATCTTCAAACATCCGGTGGTGCGCGCGGTACTCAACGGGGTGGGCGTCATCCCCATCTACCGCGCCAGCGAGCTGGGTGGGCAGCCGGCACGCAACCAGAACAGCTTCTACCGCGCTTTTGAATTGCTGGAGGCCGGAGGCTGCGTCGGCATGTTCCCCGAGGGCGCCAACTCCCCCGACCGCCAGGTCCGCGAGATCAAAACCGGCACCGCCCGCCTGGCCCTGGAAGCCGAAGCCCGCAACGACTACCGCCTGGGCGTTCAGATCCAGCCGGTGGGGCTGAACTTCGCCGACCGCGACCGCTTCCTCTCCAGCGTCTTAATTCGCTACGGCAAGCCCATCGATGTGCGAGATTTTGCCGACCTCCACCGCCAGGATCCCCGTCAGGCCGTCTACGAACTCACGCAGCTTATTTTGCAACGCCTGCGCGACGTGGCCACCCACGTGCACGACGAGCGCAACCGCCAGCTCGTGATGGACATCCACCGCATCTACGGAAACGAGCTCCTCTCGGAGTTTATGGGGGCCTACGACGTCGACCTGCGCCCGCTCACCCACAAGCTCTTCGATCGGGCGCGCGCCGCCGACGGTCCTCGCCCCGACCTCGATGATCGCTTCACCATCGAGCAGGCCATCGCCGACGCGGTCGACTTCTACGAGCAGCGAAACCCGGCGATGGTCGCCCGGGTGCGTATGGACATCCGCCGCTACAAAGACCACTTAAAACAGGTGCGCCTGCGCCACGACATCGTCCATGAGCATAGCCCCGAGAACTTGAGCAGCCGACGAGAAGCCATCAAACTCACCGCGTACGCGCTGGGGTTTGGGCCGCTGGCGATCTACGGGATGATCACAAACCTGGTGCCCTATCTGCTGGTGCGCGCCATCGTGTCTCACCAGCCCGAAGAGGCCAAACGCGCCTTCATCGCGCTGATCAACAGCTTTTTTGCCTTTCCGCTCTGGTACCTCTTTCTGGGCTGGTATCTCTGGAGCAACCTGCGGCCGCCGATCTGGGCGATGGTGCTCTTTGTCAGCAGCCTGCCGATGACGGCCTTTTTCTTTTTAACCTGGTGGCGCAAGATCCTCGTCTACCGCGACCGCATCCTCTCGCGTACGCTTTTTCGCACCCAGAAAAACCTGCTGGAGACGTTGGGCCGCGAGCGCGCGCGCCTCATTGAGACCTTCGAGAACGTCAAAATCGACTACCTCATCGCCCGCTTCGGGCACCTCTTCGATGAGGACTCCGCCTACGCGCTGCCCTGGCAACCCGACCTGGCGAGCCCTCCTGGTGAAGCGCCTCAGACCGCGATGAAAACGCCAACCCCGGCCTCCAAGGCACACGCCAGCGCCGGGCTCACCCACGATTCATCCCCCCAACTTCAGGAGCAAGAATGA
- a CDS encoding Hsp33 family molecular chaperone HslO — MSTLSPQSPDDQGLRAMSEDGSFRVIAINATTTARGVLEAQQAGSEIAPRLAELATATVLLRLAMSPDYRLQTVLKHPEHGSIVADSHPDGVTRALIQQERDNTISLGPKTLLSVHRDTYTGKLHQGIVETLEGYGLGESIAGYLKQSEQIHSVVGLRTLFDDQGQLTYAGGFLVQLLPDAHVDTLAAVTERLEQTGTQKVFEVGSFENEGILKAVFEEVPYRILGEDLFRFGCNCSEERILGALATLSPAERAELAASNEPIEIGCDYCNVTYSIDPATLG; from the coding sequence ATGAGCACCCTATCCCCCCAAAGTCCTGACGATCAGGGCCTGCGCGCGATGAGCGAAGACGGCTCGTTTCGCGTCATCGCCATCAACGCTACCACCACCGCCCGCGGCGTTCTCGAGGCCCAGCAGGCCGGCTCGGAGATCGCGCCGCGGCTGGCCGAGCTGGCCACCGCCACCGTGCTGCTGCGCCTGGCCATGAGCCCGGACTACCGCCTGCAGACAGTGCTGAAACACCCTGAACACGGCTCCATCGTCGCCGACAGCCACCCCGACGGAGTGACCCGCGCGCTGATTCAGCAGGAGCGCGACAACACCATCTCGCTCGGCCCCAAAACCCTGCTCAGCGTGCACCGCGACACCTACACCGGCAAACTCCACCAGGGCATCGTCGAGACCCTGGAGGGTTACGGCCTGGGTGAGTCCATCGCCGGCTACCTCAAGCAGAGCGAGCAGATCCACTCGGTGGTCGGCCTGCGCACCCTCTTCGACGATCAGGGCCAGCTGACCTACGCCGGAGGATTTCTCGTACAGCTTTTGCCCGACGCCCACGTCGACACGCTGGCCGCGGTCACCGAGCGCCTGGAGCAGACCGGCACTCAGAAGGTCTTTGAGGTCGGCAGCTTCGAGAATGAAGGCATACTCAAAGCGGTCTTTGAGGAGGTGCCCTACCGCATCCTCGGCGAAGACCTCTTTCGCTTCGGCTGCAACTGCAGCGAAGAGCGCATCCTGGGCGCCCTGGCCACCTTAAGCCCGGCGGAGCGTGCGGAGCTCGCTGCCAGCAACGAGCCCATCGAGATCGGCTGCGACTACTGCAACGTCACCTACAGCATCGACCCGGCCACCCTGGGTTGA